TCATAATGTTACACTTTTCCTAAAACAGAGATTATAGAAATGCACGTCTCAGCACCCACTCAAGCTGGACCAGCTATGAcagaagggaggtggggaaggggtgaaggCCCTTTTCCTCCTTGGGGGGCCCAACCTGGACCACCCACGTCTGCCCTGAGGGTCCATCTCCTCCCACTACACTGGGGGCCCTGAGGAGCCCCAGGGCAGCAGCTGTATTTGTGGGTGGGAACTTGGGGAGGAGGGATCAGTTGGTGGGGGCCGCGGAGCAGCCTGAGCCAGCCTGTGGCCTGGGCGCCGAGGCCTCACCAGGCCTGCTGGCTCTATAAGCAGAGAAGGCCCAGAGCCTCAGGCCATCCCCACCCCGACTGGCCACCAGGCAGAGAGAGGCGTTGGTTGGATCACCCGCTCTGGGGAGGGGTCCCCTTTATTTGGGGCCTTTGCTGGCTGGCTTGATGCCGCAGGTGGCCCTCAATTTGGAGCAGGAGGGCATCTAGCATATGAAGGGCCCTGTGGAGTACGGTGCGGTCTGAACAGATCGGGGTTCGCCGTTTCCAAGGTCCAGCGGGGTCCGCGGTCACTGAAGGACTCTGAAGATCGGACCAAGAGCGGGAGTGAGAGGTGTAGTGAGGGGCGGCAcggggcaggggggcaggggggtggggacGGGAGCCCACTCACCTCGGCCTTGGCCACAGCCCGCAAGCGCCTCTGCAGGAGCTGCCCGATCGCCAGCACCAGGGCAGCCGCGAGGGTGGCCAGAGCCACAGGGTAGACGTAGTTCACCCCCAGGCTCACCCAGTGGCTGAGGCAGCCCAGGCTGCCCCTGCAGCCCTCCGGGATCTCTGGCTGGCACCCCCAGGGCTGTAAGTCCAGCCCCACCTGGTACCACAGGGGCCGAGCCCAGGGGCGGGAGGGGGCGGGCATGGCCAGCAGCAGGCAGAGCAGGAAGGACAGTGTGAGGGGCATGGCCGCCGTCAGCCTGGAACCCGGGCGCCTGGCAACGGGCAAACACCCCTCCCCCGGGGTGGCCCGGCTCCAGGAAGCGGGCTCCAGTGAGCCACAGCCTTCCCCGAGGGGCTCTGGGCTGCATCCCCCCATTCTCCCCGCCCAGCACCTGCGCCCATGGCCCCTAATGTGCTCTCCAGCAGAGCAGCTAGCTGGTCCCCTACGCCCAGCCTACCCCACAGCTCAAAATGTGGGGGCCCTACTCCTAACCCAAAGGCCCACCAGGCCTGGGAggccctgccccccccccccacaggccCCCTGCAATCCCTGGGGCCTCAGCACTCCTGGCGATGCTCGCAGGGCTGGGTGGTCAGCTCCCTAGCCCCCTGCCCTTGGGGCCGCCGCCAGCAGCTGCCACTGAGTGCAGGGGTGACACGCTGCGTCCCAGGAGCCCAGCTTTCTGGGCTCAGTCCGGGGGGGAGGGCAGGTGACCTGTGAACACAGGGCAGGGCACTGACGCGAGCCACGGCCACAGCGGGGTAGCTTCCGTCCACTCCCTCAGCATAGCACCCAGCGCCTGCTCGGGGACGGGCCTGTGTGCTCTGAGCAGGTGACACGCACCACTGCAGGCATCTGGTGGCTCTTACTCATTTAATGCCCACTGGGCAACCCATGGGAGGGGCACTACTGCCATTCCTGCCACTGACAGGGAGACCCCGATGCTGGTCCCGACCTTAATCACTGAGGCTTGGCCGGCCCCTCGGGGGCCACACGGCCATTGTCGGCATTTTACAGCCAAGTCAGCAAATGCATCTTGGCTACCAGCGACCTGCAAAGCCCAGGTGACCTAGCCAAGTGCCAGGTATTTCCTGGGGAGATAAGTGCAGCACATTCTTACAGCCAAATGCAGCCGGGAGCACCCATGGACCCTTGTACGGCCCCAGCTGGTCGCCTACATCCTCCAGAGTGCACCCTCCCAAGCACCTCAGCACATGGGCACCAAGGGCTGTGTGTGGCTGGGGGAGCTTGGACCGGGGTGCACCCTGGGGCCCCAGCTCTCCCTCCTGCTGcgccctccccttgccccaccTGCCCCCCGGCTTCAGACTCCAGTCCTTACTTTGGGACGTAacggtccaggggccagggccccCAGAGCCCCAACCAAGGCTCCCCcacagcagagcagagcctggtgtTAAGTGATAAAGTCTTTATTCCTGAAGCTGGAGTGCCGCCTCCCCCACCAGCCGGCGCCCCATCCTGGACCCAGGGCACTGAGCTCAGAGTCCAGGTCCTCCGTCCCTCGTGCCGTGTATGTGCGAGGCAGACTCCTGGGGTACACCTGTGGGCAGGCCAGGGGGTGCTTCTCACGGGCGCCCAGCCACAGCCTCCACAGGTGGGCAGGGTGGCACTATGGTCAGAGTTTGGTGACCTGGGTGGGCACAGGAGGGAGGGCTCCTGACGGTTTCCAAAGGACACatgccaccccctcccccaggtccGCAGCCCCCGTCCCCAAGCACAGCTTCATGTAAAGGCAGGGGGTTCAAGGGGGGCAGACATCCAGGATGGAGGACCTCATGGAGTTGGGGACAGGGTGGGGGCAGAAGGAGCtcagcccagaggacagctcaCCATGACAGGGCTGGTGGGGCCAGACCTGGGATGCTGGACAGCAAAGATGACCGCGTCGTGGACAGAGGCAAACAGGTGCTGCTTACCGATGGATGCATCGAAGAAGCGCCCAGCCTCGAGCTGGGCAACCACGGGGGCTGCGGGCAAGGTCTCCCCTGATGCTTAGGACCACCAGGAACCCATCCCATCACCAGCAGCATGCCTGGCCCGCATCACCTCATCTCACCCTCACCCCGACCTTGGCTAGGCTAAACCCCCAGTCACTTTTGACCGTTGGGCCCCGGCTCCCAGGACACCTCTGATCTCCGGTTTCAGAGAAAgctttttcctcattttccagGCAGACTCCTTGGCAGGGAGACCCACCACTGCCCCAACCatgcccactccccaccccacgcACTGTGGCAGGCAGCCATGTAGACCTCCACCTCGATCTCCCGGAAGTCTCGGAAAATCTAAGGCAGAAAAGGGGTTCAGACCCAGAGAGAAGCTCAGGGGCCCTGAAGGGTGTTCAGGCAGGTGTGGCTGGGGGGAGGGCACTTTGGGGGGAGCTCAGAGGGTTCAGGGGTCAGAGGCCAGGAGGGCTGCTGGAGCCAGCTATGGCATCGGGGTGCTGCCCAAGGAGCCCGTCCTTCCCAGGGCCCTTCTTCGGGCTGCTCCTGCCCTTACGTTCTTCAGGCTCTTGAGACACACGGTGTCCACGAATGAGAGGGTGCTCAGGTCAAGGACAAGGCTGTGGAAGTCCGGCTGAGGCAGGCCCAGGGCCTTGAGGGTGGGTGTGCCCGGGGCCTGGGCGGTGCCTTGCCCACTGGCTGCCATCTCCTCCGGCTCATTCCCTGCGCTCACCTGCTGGGGCACCAGGTGCAGGTGAGGGGCGACGCAGGGCACACTCACAGACATTGAGGGACACACAGGGTCGGATGTGGGGTTGTGTATGGAAACACCCACACAAAGGGCCTGCAGGGGACACGCAGGAAGGGATGCTCAGATGCacagggcacacacacacagatgtgcgGGTACTGCTGAGACTTCCTGGACCCTGCTTTGCAAGGACACTTAGGAGGGGAGCTACTGGGAGGCCAGGTGAGTGGGAGGCCCCAGGACAGAACAGAGgtcacacgtgtgcacacacacagatgcctGGGCCCGCCTGGGCCTCGAGCTGGGCTTGGCACCCCACCGACTCCGCTCTTTCCCACACACCCAAGACGTCCCTCCACCTGGGAGCACAGACTGGGGTCCAGTAGGTTCTAAAAATTCTAGGTCTTACGTCCAGGCCTCGGACAAGCAGGAGAGC
The DNA window shown above is from Manis javanica isolate MJ-LG chromosome 3, MJ_LKY, whole genome shotgun sequence and carries:
- the TMEM89 gene encoding transmembrane protein 89; translation: MGGCSPEPLGEGCGSLEPASWSRATPGEGCLPVARRPGSRLTAAMPLTLSFLLCLLLAMPAPSRPWARPLWYQVGLDLQPWGCQPEIPEGCRGSLGCLSHWVSLGVNYVYPVALATLAAALVLAIGQLLQRRLRAVAKAESPSVTADPAGPWKRRTPICSDRTVLHRALHMLDALLLQIEGHLRHQASQQRPQIKGTPPQSG